Genomic segment of Fundidesulfovibrio magnetotacticus:
TTCGAGAAGAATCTCAAGGGATAGCCCGGTGGCGGGTTCCGCGCCTGTCCTCCCGCAACTCGCGTCCGCCGACCGATCAGAAGACGATCGTCGGCCGCGAGCTACGGGAGGACAGGCACGGAACCGGATTCGCCTCAGATTGTGACTTCCCTCCTCAACGCGAACAGGTAGCGCGGCGATTCCCGGTGAATCCCGCGAAGCTCGTTGAAAGTTTTTGAAAGAGAGTCCAGAGAGAAAACTTTTTTCAAAAAGTTTCCTCTCTGGCCGCCGGAGGCATCTTCATCATGTCCATACTCACCGAACGCATCCGTTCCGCCAACGCGTCGGGCCGCAAGGCCGTGATTCCCTATCTTCCCGCCGGTTTCCCGGACCGTGAGCGGTTCTGGGCCGAAGTGTCGGCCCTGGACGCGGGCGGGGCCGACGTCATCGAGATCGGCGTGCCCTTCTCCGACCCCGTGGCCGACGGCCCGGTGGTGGAGGCGGCCAGCCTGGAGTGCCTGGAGCACGGCGTCACCCTGGAGTGGATCCTCGCGGAGCTGGGGCGTCGCAAGGGCGCGTTCCGGGCCGGGATCGTGCTCATGGGTTACTACAACCCCTTCCTGCAGTACGGCCTGGAACGCCTGGGACGCGACTGCGCGGCCGCCGGGGTGGGCGGGCTCATCGTGCCGGACCTGCCGCTGGAGGAATCCGGTCCCCTGCGCGCGGCCCTGGCGGGCACGGGCACGGAGTGCATCTGCCTGGTGGGGCTGAACACCCCGCCGGAGCGCCTGGCGGAGTACGCCAGGGTGGCGCGGGGCTTCGTGTATTTCGTCTCGGTTCTGGGCACCACGGGCGTGCGCGAGAGCCTGCCCGAGGAGGTGCTGGCCAAGCTGGCCCAGGTTCGCCCCGCCTTCAGCGTGCCCGTCGCGCTGGGCTTCGGCATCTCGCGGCCCGCGCAGGTGGCCCCGTTCGGGGACCTGATCGACGCGGCGGTGGTGGGCTCGGCGCTCATCAAGCGCCTGCGCGAGGGCGGCGACGGCGCAGGCTTCATGAAGGACTGGCGGGAGGGGGCCTCTCTGGGATAAAGGCCCATCCCCATGTGGATCGTGCTCATGCTCGTGGCGGCGCTGTGCCAGGCGTTGAAGGATCTCTACCTCAAGCGCAGCGTGAAGGGCGTGGAGCCGGTGGCGGTCACGTGGGCCTACTGCCTGGGCACCACGCTCTTTCTGACCGTGCCCGTGCTGGCCGAACCGATGCCCACGCTGCGGCCCGGATTCTGGACTGCCATCGGGGTGATGGGGCCGCTGGCGGCGCTGACGCTCTATCTCTACGTGAAGGCGCTGGAGTCCTCGGACCTGTCGCTGGCCGCGCCCATGCTCACGGCCACGCCGCTCTTTCTGCTGATCACCTCGCCGCTGATCCTGGGCGAGTTTCCGGACCCGGCGGGAATCGTGGGCATCGCGTGCATCGTGGGGGGCTCCTACGTGCTGAACCTGGCCAAGGCCCGGCGGGGCAGCCCCCTGGAGCCCTTCCGGGCGCTGATGCGCGACAAGGGCGCGCGGCTGATGCTCCTGGTGGCGTTCTTGTGGTCGGTGTCGGCCAACATCGACAAGGTGGGGCTGCGCAACGCCTCGCCCATGTTCTGGATCCTGTGCGCGTTCGGGGTCACCACGGCGTGGCTGACGCCCATGGTCTGGCGCCTGAGCAGCCGGGGCTTCGGCCAGGTGCGCGCCCGTCCCGCGGAGCTGGCGGCAGCGGGATTCCTTGAAGCCGTGACCTGCTGGTGCCAGATGCAGGCCCTGACCATGGCCATCGTGCCCTACGTGATCTCGGTGAAGCGCATGAGCGCGGTGTTCGCGGTGCTCCTGGGCTGGCTGGTGCTGCGCGAGGGCAACGTGCGCGAGCGGCTGGCTGGGGCGGCGCTCATGGTGGTGGGGGTTTTTCTCATCGCGTTTTTGGGGTAGGTATCGCCATGTCGCAAGAGCACCGTTTCCTTCCCTCCCTCTCCGAGGACGAACTGGCCTCCGTCCAGGCGGCCGGGCTCAACTGGACCGTCGAGCACGCCTACCGGGGCTCTCCCGCCTACCGCGAGAAGCTCGCGGGCGCGGGCTGGGCGCCGGGCCAGAAGCTCTCCCTGGAGGACCTGGCCCGCCTGCCCCTGACCTCCGTGGAAGACCTGCGCCAGGGCTACCCCCTGCCCCTGCTCTCCGTGCCCGAGGAGCGCGTGGCGCGCATCCACGCCTCGTCCGGCACCACGGGCAAGCGCAAGGTGCTGGCCTACACCCAGGCCGACATCGACACCTGGAAGCTCATGTTCGCCCGCTGCTACGAACTGGCCGGGCTCACCACCCTGGACCGCGTGCAGATCGCCGTGGGCTACGGCCTGTGGACCGCCGGGGCCGGCTTCCAACTGGGCTGCGAGCACTTCGGGGCCATGGCCGTGCCCGTCGGGCCGGGCAACATGGAAATCCACCTCCAGCTCCTGGAGGACATGGGCTCCACGGTGCTCTGCTCCACGGCCTCCATGGCCCTGCTCATGGCCGAGGAGGTCACGAAGCGCCGACTCAAGGACAAGATCCGGCTGAAGAAGGCCGTGTTCGGAGCCGAGACCCACAGCCCCAAGATGCGCGAGCGCTTCCAGGACATGCTGGGCCTGGAAGACTCCTTCGACATCGTGGGCATGACCGAACTCTACGGCCCGGGCACGGGCCTGGAGTGCGCCGCCCACCAGGGCGTGCACTACTGGGCGGACCTCTACATCCTGGAAATCCTCGATCCCGAGACGCTCGCGCCCGTGGCCCCGGGCGAGGTGGGCGAGATGGTGGTGACCACGCTGCGCAAGGAGGCCGCGCCGCTCATCCGCTACCGCACGCGCGACCTCACGCGGCTCATCCCCGGCGAGTGCCCCTGCGGCGTGAAAACCCCCCGGCACGACAAGATCCTCGGCCGCTCCGACGACATGATCATCTTCCGGGGCGTGAACATCTACCCCGGCCAGATCGCCTCGGTGCTGGAGCACTTCCCCGAGGTGGGCAGCGAGTTCCGCATCCATCTCTTCCGCAAGGCCGGAAAGGACCAGATGGTGCTCCAGGTGGAGCGCCGCCCCGGCGCGGACCCCGCCATGGACCAGAACCTCTCCGAGGCCGTGAGCGAGGAGTTGCGCAAGCAGGTGCTCGTGCGCGCCTGGGTGGAGGTGATGGGCCAGGGCGAGCTGCCGCGCAGCTTCGCCAAGACCAGACGCGTGGTGGACGACCGC
This window contains:
- the trpA gene encoding tryptophan synthase subunit alpha, which translates into the protein MSILTERIRSANASGRKAVIPYLPAGFPDRERFWAEVSALDAGGADVIEIGVPFSDPVADGPVVEAASLECLEHGVTLEWILAELGRRKGAFRAGIVLMGYYNPFLQYGLERLGRDCAAAGVGGLIVPDLPLEESGPLRAALAGTGTECICLVGLNTPPERLAEYARVARGFVYFVSVLGTTGVRESLPEEVLAKLAQVRPAFSVPVALGFGISRPAQVAPFGDLIDAAVVGSALIKRLREGGDGAGFMKDWREGASLG
- a CDS encoding EamA family transporter → MWIVLMLVAALCQALKDLYLKRSVKGVEPVAVTWAYCLGTTLFLTVPVLAEPMPTLRPGFWTAIGVMGPLAALTLYLYVKALESSDLSLAAPMLTATPLFLLITSPLILGEFPDPAGIVGIACIVGGSYVLNLAKARRGSPLEPFRALMRDKGARLMLLVAFLWSVSANIDKVGLRNASPMFWILCAFGVTTAWLTPMVWRLSSRGFGQVRARPAELAAAGFLEAVTCWCQMQALTMAIVPYVISVKRMSAVFAVLLGWLVLREGNVRERLAGAALMVVGVFLIAFLG
- a CDS encoding phenylacetate--CoA ligase family protein, with product MSQEHRFLPSLSEDELASVQAAGLNWTVEHAYRGSPAYREKLAGAGWAPGQKLSLEDLARLPLTSVEDLRQGYPLPLLSVPEERVARIHASSGTTGKRKVLAYTQADIDTWKLMFARCYELAGLTTLDRVQIAVGYGLWTAGAGFQLGCEHFGAMAVPVGPGNMEIHLQLLEDMGSTVLCSTASMALLMAEEVTKRRLKDKIRLKKAVFGAETHSPKMRERFQDMLGLEDSFDIVGMTELYGPGTGLECAAHQGVHYWADLYILEILDPETLAPVAPGEVGEMVVTTLRKEAAPLIRYRTRDLTRLIPGECPCGVKTPRHDKILGRSDDMIIFRGVNIYPGQIASVLEHFPEVGSEFRIHLFRKAGKDQMVLQVERRPGADPAMDQNLSEAVSEELRKQVLVRAWVEVMGQGELPRSFAKTRRVVDDREVSEQG